The following are encoded together in the Coffea arabica cultivar ET-39 chromosome 1c, Coffea Arabica ET-39 HiFi, whole genome shotgun sequence genome:
- the LOC113726652 gene encoding probable lysophospholipase BODYGUARD 1: MVFRRFFGMMIGCLGLSDQPTLPSPSEAAETQPLDLAEVNKSPRIRLSDGRYLAYREVGVPKDKSNFRVICVHGFGSSKEMNFLAPEELMDELGIYFLLFDRAGYGESDPNPKRSVKSEASDIEELADQLELGPKFYVMGVSLGCYPVWSCLKRLPHRLAGSALIVPMINYKWRTLPKDLVKDDYRKNLCRWIIWLLRHTPGLLHWWLTQKVFPSSNVLDKNPAFFSSKDLEFLSNTKGYQLFAQNGFKDRHTFESIRKDCIVAFGRWDFEPMELTNPYAENESSVHIWQGCEDKVVPVKLQRYVSERLPWIRYHEVPDGGHMLVYDSSVCAAILRSLLLGEDPPEYKPY, from the exons ATGGTCTTTAGGAGATTTTTTGGTATGATGATTGGCTGCCTCGGATTAAGTGATCAGCCTACACTGCCATCTCCTTCTGAGGCTGCTGAAACACAGCCATTAGATCTAGCTGAAGTAAACAAATCACCAAGAATCAGGCTGAGTGATGGAAGATACTTGGCTTACAGAGAAGTGGGAGTCCCCAAGGATAAGTCCAATTTTAGAGTAATTTGTGTTCATGGCTTTGGCAGCTCCAAAGAAATGAACTTTTTAGCACCCGAG GAACTAATGGATGAGTTGGGAATATATTTCCTCTTATTTGATCGAGCTGGATATGGGGAGAGTGATCCAAATCCAAAACGCTCAGTAAAAAGTGAAGCATCTGACATTGAGGAACTAGCTGATCAGCTAGAACTAGGACCCAAATTCTACGTAATGGGAGTTTCTTTGGGTTGTTATCCTGTCTGGAGTTGCCTCAAACGTCTACCACATAG GCTAGCAGGTTCTGCGCTCATAGTCCCTATGATCAATTACAAGTGGCGCACTCTTCCAAAAGATCTGGTAAAGGATGACTACCGGAAGAACCTTTGCCGATGGATTATCTGGCTTTTACGCCATACTCCTGGACTGCTACATTGGTGGTTGACTCAAAAAGTTTTCCCCTCATCCAACGTTCTTGATAAAAACCCTGCATTCTTTAGCTCGAAAGACCTAGAATTCTTGAGTAACACTAAAGGATACCAGTTATTTGCTCAG AATGGATTTAAGGATCGCCACACGTTTGAGTCCATTCGCAAGGACTGCATTGTGGCCTTTGGTAGGTGGGACTTTGAACCGATGGAACTAACTAATCCATATGCTGAGAATGAAAGCTCTGTTCACATCTGGCAAGGTTGCGAGGACAAGGTTGTGCCAGTTAAATTGCAAAGGTATGTTTCAGAAAGGCTGCCCTGGATTCGGTATCACGAGGTTCCTGATGGTGGGCATATGCTTGTGTATGACAGTTCGGTATGTGCAGCCATCTTGAGGTCTCTTTTGCTTGGAGAAGATCCTCCAGAATACAAGCCTTATTAG
- the LOC113726660 gene encoding uncharacterized protein, with translation MFAQIAVGIVGGFLVWAYLSMKPAPPKICGSPDGPPVTSPRVKLSDGRYLAYKEAGVSKEQAKYKIILIHGFDSSKDMILPISQDLINELQIYLLSFDRAGYGESDPYPKRSVKTEAYDIQELADKLHIGPKFHIFGISMGAYPVWGCLKYIPHRLSGVALVVPFVHYWWPCLPAELSKHSLRKLLVQDQWVFRVAHYTPWLLNWWMTQKWFPSLSIMEGKTDILSSQDLEILKQSSGVLNDGQEKVRQQGLYESLYRDILAGYVQWEFDPTDIADPFPNKEGSVHLWQGCEDRIIPFEINRYISEKLPWIRYHEVPDAGHFLAFNGSLCESIVRELLTA, from the exons ATGTTTGCACAAATAGCAGTGGGAATAGTAGGGGGTTTTCTGGTCTGGGCTTACCTGTCAATGAAGCCTGCTCCTCCAAAAATATGTGGTTCCCCTGATGGTCCTCCAGTGACTTCACCTAGAGTCAAACTCAGTGATGGGAGATACTTGGCCTACAAAGAGGCTGGTGTTAGCAAGGAACAAGCTAAGTACAAGATCATTCTCATTCATGGCTTTGACAGCTCCAAAGATATGATCCTGCCAATTTCACAA GATCTGATAAACGAGCTCCAGATATACCTTCTGTCATTTGATCGTGCAGGGTATGGGGAGAGTGATCCATATCCAAAGCGCTCAGTAAAGACTGAAGCATATGATATTCAAGAGCTAGCTGACAAGTTGCATATTGGCCCAAAGTTCCATATATTTGGCATCTCCATGGGAGCATATCCTGTTTGGGGTTGTCTGAAATACATCCCTCACAG GTTGTCAGGAGTTGCACTGGTAGTTCCATTTGTTCACTACTGGTGGCCTTGTCTCCCCGCTGAACTATCCAAACATTCCCTTAGGAAGCTACTTGTTCAAGACCAATGGGTATTTCGAGTAGCACATTACACCCCATGGTTGCTTAATTGGTGGATGACCCAAAAATGGTTCCCATCCTTAAGTATAATGGAAGGAAAAACAGATATTTTAAGCAGCCAAGATCTTGAGATATTAAAGCAGTCGTCAGGTGTCTTAAATGATGGACAG GAGAAAGTGAGACAGCAAGGTCTTTATGAATCTCTCTATCGTGATATACTAGCCGGTTATGTGCAGTGGGAATTTGATCCCACGGATATAGCTGATCCATTTCCAAATAAGGAGGGCTCAGTTCATCTTTGGCAAGGTTGTGAAGATAGAATTATTCCATTTGAAATAAATCGTTACATATCAGAGAAACTGCCATGGATTCGATATCACGAGGTTCCTGATGCTGGACATTTTCTGGCCTTCAATGGCAGCTTATGTGAATCCATAGTGAGGGAACTTTTGACTGCATGA
- the LOC140005919 gene encoding uncharacterized protein: protein MSSSITGAEKGRRWDTPQAGWIKLNTDAALDQKLNKAGWGIVARNGSGELVGSWARPTEGCAEAQVEEALAIREAMVLAKRMGWRKVELESDCKLVVDKINAREEEVSIAIIQLDIWRLMKEFDKCCFSYTRRSNNYVSHYLAKFAITLIDVAEWKLSFPAWLLELAQADLQEQLL from the exons ATGAGCAGTTCAATAACAGGAGCA GAGAAGGGCAGGAGATGGGATACACCGCAAGCTGGCTGGATCAAGCTCAACACTGATGCAGCTTTGGACCAAAAACTTAACAAGGCAGGGTGGGGTATAGTGGCCAGGAACGGTTCAGGGGAACTGGTAGGTTCATGGGCGAGGCCAACTGAAGGCTGTGCTGAGGCACAGGTGGAGGAAGCTCTGGCAATACGAGAAGCTATGGTACTAGCTAAACGAATGGGATGGAGAAAAGTGGAGCTGGAATCGGACTGTAAGCTAGTAGTGGACAAAATCAATGCAAGGGAGGAGGAAGTCAGCATAGCCATAATTCAGTTGGATATTTGGAGGCTGATGAAAGAATTTGATAAATGTTGTTTTTCCTATACTAGAAGGAGCAACAACTATGTAAGTCACTATTTAGCAAAGTTTGCTATAACACTGATTGATGTAGCTGAATGGAAGCTTAGCTTCCCAGCGTGGCTGCTTGAATTAGCTCAGGCGGATTTACAGGAGCAGTTGCTCTGA